GCTTTTTTAACGGCCCTCAGAATGAAAGGCGAAACGAGCGCCGAAGTTGCGGGTTTCGCCACGGCTATGCGAAATTGTGCTGTCAAAATCAATTGTAATAGCGAGCCTTTACTTGATACTTGCGGTACCGGTGGCGATAGAAGCGGAACTTTTAACGTATCAACGACAGTGGCATTTGTTGCTGCCGGAGCCGGCTTGAGTGTTGCCAAACACGGCAATCGCGGGGTTTCCAGTTCTTGTGGCAGTGCTGACGTTTTAAGCGCGCTGGGGATCAAAATAGATCTGCCGCCCCAAATTGTAGCACAAGCCATAAATAGTATCCAAATTGGTTTTCTGTTTGCCCCCAATTTTCATCAAGCAATGAAATATGCGGCCAAACCAAGGAAAGAATTAGGGTTTCGAACTGTTTTCAACCTGCTTGGACCTCTTACCAATCCGGCAAGTGCCAACCGCCAGTTAATCGGGGTATATGAGCGTTCATTAACGCTAAAAGTGGCAGAGGCCCTGGCTGAACTGGGAATTAAACGGGCTATGGTGGTATATGGTTTAGACGGTTTGGATGAGATATCAATTGGCGCTCCTACCCAGGTCAGTGAAGTAAATAACGGTCAAATTCGGTCCTATTTAATAGACCCGGCTCAATACGGTTTTTTCGAGGGCGATAAGAAAGATCTTCAGGGTGGCGCTCCAGCGGAAAATGCTGAAATAATATTAAAAATTCTTAACGGGCAACCAGGTCCCAAGCGGGATGTTGTGTTGCTAAACGCGGCAGCGGCGTTTGTTGCCGCCGATATGGCGGACGGAATAGAGGAGGGTATTCAGATTGCTGCCCGCAGCATCGACAGCGGCGCTGCCAGGGAGAAACTGGAGGCCCTTAAAAGATTTTCTCTCTTGCAGTATCAGAATTTATAACTTTTCATGAAGATGCAAACAGTTGATTATGAGGAGGGGTCGCTATCTTAATTAAAATTTGCGGCGTTTCATCCTTGGCGACTGCGGTGACGGCGAAAGAGTGCGGCGCTGATTATATTGGTTTTGTATTCGCGCCGAGCCGGCGACGGATCGCCATACCGGATGCGTGTAATATAGCGCGGGAAGTCAAAGGGATCGGTAAAGTTGGGGTGTTTGTCAACGCCCCGATTTATGAATTGCTGGAAATTGCCCGGCAATGCCGGCTTGACTATGTGCAGCTTCATGGCGACGAATCTCCCGCGTATTGTCAGAAAGTAAACATTCCTTTCATCAAAGCGGTTCGGGTAAATAACGAACTAACGGCGGCATACCTGGCGCAATATCAGGCGGACTATATCCTCCTGGATAGCTACGTTCCCGGCCGACAGGGCGGTACCGGCATAACCTTTGATTGGAATAAAACCAAGGATTTACGCCGTAAAGTGGATACTCCCATCATCGTGGCCGGGGGTCTTACCGTGTCAAACGTAGCGGAAGCCATAGGTACTTTGCTTCCTGCCGGTATAGATGTTTCCGGGGGAGTCGAAACCAACGGACAAAAAGATGATGATAAAATCAAATGCTTTGTAGCGGCAGCA
This window of the Methylomusa anaerophila genome carries:
- the trpD gene encoding anthranilate phosphoribosyltransferase, whose protein sequence is MLKEYLSEVISGSNLSREQAGQAMEIIMSGQASESQIGAFLTALRMKGETSAEVAGFATAMRNCAVKINCNSEPLLDTCGTGGDRSGTFNVSTTVAFVAAGAGLSVAKHGNRGVSSSCGSADVLSALGIKIDLPPQIVAQAINSIQIGFLFAPNFHQAMKYAAKPRKELGFRTVFNLLGPLTNPASANRQLIGVYERSLTLKVAEALAELGIKRAMVVYGLDGLDEISIGAPTQVSEVNNGQIRSYLIDPAQYGFFEGDKKDLQGGAPAENAEIILKILNGQPGPKRDVVLLNAAAAFVAADMADGIEEGIQIAARSIDSGAAREKLEALKRFSLLQYQNL
- a CDS encoding phosphoribosylanthranilate isomerase, producing MCGVSSLATAVTAKECGADYIGFVFAPSRRRIAIPDACNIAREVKGIGKVGVFVNAPIYELLEIARQCRLDYVQLHGDESPAYCQKVNIPFIKAVRVNNELTAAYLAQYQADYILLDSYVPGRQGGTGITFDWNKTKDLRRKVDTPIIVAGGLTVSNVAEAIGTLLPAGIDVSGGVETNGQKDDDKIKCFVAAARRAAQGGGHPC